One region of Rhineura floridana isolate rRhiFlo1 chromosome 20, rRhiFlo1.hap2, whole genome shotgun sequence genomic DNA includes:
- the GBGT1 gene encoding globoside alpha-1,3-N-acetylgalactosaminyltransferase 1, giving the protein MKGQKVVTSILLGIIFIIVPLYIGYTRFVSHFLESAEQYFMTDYDVNYYIFTDAPQEIPVVRLRPGRTLRLIPIKKHPHWQEISMRRMEVINRHISEMAHREVDYLYCLDVDMVFHSPWGAEALGELVAAIHPGYYKVPRATFPYERRDVSAAYISSEEGDFYYGGAVFGGLVKNVYEFTRACHMTILADKANGIMAAWQEESHLNRHFLSHKPSRLLSPEYIWDDTKSKPAKLRLIRFSTVYKNYKLLRD; this is encoded by the exons atgaaaggTCAGAAAGTTGTGACATCCATCCTTCTTGGAATCATCTTCATCATTGTTCCCTTATATATCGG ATACACACGATTTGTGAGCCATTTCCTGGAGTCGGCAGAGCAGTACTTCATGACAGACTACGATGTAAACTATTATATCTTCACGGATGCTCCTCAAGAAATCCCTGTTGTTCGTCTGCGGCCTGGGCGAACTCTCCGCCTCATCCCCATCAAAAAGCACCCCCACTGGCAAGAGATCTCCATGCGTCGGATGGAGGTGATAAACAGGCACATCTCAGAAATGGCTCACCGAGAAGTGGATTACCTTTATTGCTTGGACGTGGACATGGTGTTCCACAGCCCATGGGGCGCAGAAGCCTTGGGGGAGCTGGTCGCAGCCATACACCCAGGTTACTATAAGGTCCCTCGAGCGACGTTTCCTTACGAGAGGAGAGATGTTTCCGCGGCCTATATCTCTAGCGAAGAGGGGGATTTCTACTATGGAGGAGCTGTCTTTGGAGGCCTGGTCAAGAATGTGTATGAGTTCACCAGAGCCTGCCACATGACCATATTGGCTGACAAAGCCAACGGTATTATGGCAGCTTGGCAGGAGGAAAGTCATCTGAACAGGCACTTCCTTTCCCATAAGCCTTCAAGACTCCTCTCTCCGGAGTACATCTGGGATGACACAAAATCGAAACCTGCCAAGCTGAGACTTATACGGTTCTCGACGGTGTATAAGAACTACAAGTTGCTAAGAGACTAA